Below is a window of bacterium DNA.
GTGAAGGCCAGTCCGCAGGCCAGGATCTTTCCGGCCGTGACCCGGTCCTTGCCGGGCTGAATGTCCGCGATCTTCTGAAGGGACCGGCGGTCGAGGTATTTGTAGGGGAAAAAAGAAAGGAGATCTCCGGCTGTGGAGATCTCCTTTGCTTGAAACAATTCCGCGATCTTGGGCCCTACCCCCCTGACGAACTGAACGGGGTAGGTCTGCGCGTCGGCGTCACTGCTCGAGAATCGTGAACTCGACGCGGCGGTTGCGAGCGCGCCCTTCGGCCGTGCCGTTGTCGGCGACGGGCCTGGACTCGCCGTATCCAATCGCAACAAGTCGGTCGGCTTCGATTCCATGGGCTATCAGATAATCGCGAACGGCGTTGGCGCGGCGCTGGGACAGCTTGATGTTGTAGGCGTCGCTGCCCTTCGCGTCGCAGTGGCCTTCCACCTGAACTTTGCGAATATCCGGATTCTGCTTCATGATGTCAACCACGGCATCGAGGATCCGGAAGGAGATCGGGCGGATGACCGCCTTGTCGAACTCGAAATGGATCTTCTTGGTGATGACGATTTTTTCCTTCTCCCGCTTGACCTCGGCCTCTTCGACGGGCGGAGGCGGCGGAGGCGGCAATTCCACGCGGCGCGGTTTCAGATAAGACACACCCAAGATGGCTCGGAAGTCCGGCGTGCCGTAACCGAAGGTCAGCCCCACGCCGCCGCCCGCGGTGATCTGAAGGCCTTCAGGCTTCGGCAGGTTGAATCGAAATCCGGCGTCGACTTCCAAGGGGAGTTCGGACTCCCTTTCAAAGAACTCCGTCACGTTCGTCGAACCGTAGACCTCGGCGATGACGTCCATCCAATTCTTGACGGCCCGCACGCTGACGCCCAGGCCGTAGGTGAACATGTCGTCGACTTCGGTATTCAAAATGACGACGCGGTCGCGGGCCATGTAGCCCAAGTTCAACGCCAACTGGACGCGGTCACCCAGCGCCGCGTCCAAGACGCCCTTGACGCCGCCGGCGAAGCTGTTGTTGCCCACGAAGCGGCTGCCGGAGCCCGTGGGGAAGAACATATAAGGGATGACGGCGATACCGATCTTGTGCCGGTCGATGTCCAGGAGGCGGAACTTCAAGTCCAGCCGGGTGTCCATCATCCGCAGGGTCTTTTCCGAGGTCCCGGTGGCGATGTTGTTGAAGTCCTCATAAAGGGCGACGGGGATCGAGAGGCCGGCCGTGAACCAATCCGTGAAGCCGATGGACCCGAAGAAGTCGCCCACCAGGAGGTGGTCGATGACGCCGAAGCGCCGGACACCCGCCAAACCGACCTCGAGGGGGTCATTGGCGTAGTGGAAGTACGCGCCCGTCCGGTACTGCCA
It encodes the following:
- a CDS encoding OmpA family protein, with translation MKKLLKTLWVLIATITLISPAGAWARATSATANTFWPALDDTRYFSIYGSQTLQQWQYRTGAYFHYANDPLEVGLAGVRRFGVIDHLLVGDFFGSIGFTDWFTAGLSIPVALYEDFNNIATGTSEKTLRMMDTRLDLKFRLLDIDRHKIGIAVIPYMFFPTGSGSRFVGNNSFAGGVKGVLDAALGDRVQLALNLGYMARDRVVILNTEVDDMFTYGLGVSVRAVKNWMDVIAEVYGSTNVTEFFERESELPLEVDAGFRFNLPKPEGLQITAGGGVGLTFGYGTPDFRAILGVSYLKPRRVELPPPPPPPVEEAEVKREKEKIVITKKIHFEFDKAVIRPISFRILDAVVDIMKQNPDIRKVQVEGHCDAKGSDAYNIKLSQRRANAVRDYLIAHGIEADRLVAIGYGESRPVADNGTAEGRARNRRVEFTILEQ